In Natronoarchaeum philippinense, a single window of DNA contains:
- a CDS encoding 5-formyltetrahydrofolate cyclo-ligase produces MDKQPLRERVWDELEESGEARFPYPPHGRIPNFAGADDAADRLAATDAWQAADAIKSNPDAPQLPVRRAALRAGKTVYMAVPRLREAECFLRLDPAETDDIDHATTIGGSAEVGVQVAPEAMPQIDLIVAGSVAVTEGGARVGKGEGYSDLEYGVLQAFDLVDESTTVVTTVHERQVVDADVPVDAHDVPLDLVVTPDRTVETETPHDRPAGVDWTVLSEERIEEIPVLQTLQP; encoded by the coding sequence ATGGACAAGCAGCCGCTCCGCGAGCGCGTCTGGGACGAGTTAGAGGAAAGCGGCGAGGCCAGATTTCCGTACCCACCACACGGGAGAATTCCCAACTTCGCCGGCGCGGACGACGCCGCCGATCGGCTCGCCGCGACCGACGCTTGGCAGGCCGCCGACGCGATCAAGTCCAACCCCGATGCGCCCCAGCTTCCAGTTCGGCGCGCTGCCTTGCGCGCCGGAAAGACGGTGTATATGGCCGTCCCGCGCCTGCGCGAGGCCGAGTGTTTCCTCCGGCTCGATCCCGCCGAGACCGACGACATCGACCACGCGACGACGATCGGCGGCTCGGCCGAGGTCGGCGTCCAAGTCGCGCCCGAAGCGATGCCACAGATCGACCTGATCGTCGCGGGCAGCGTCGCCGTCACGGAGGGTGGCGCTCGCGTCGGCAAGGGCGAAGGGTATAGCGATCTGGAGTACGGCGTCCTGCAGGCGTTCGATCTCGTGGACGAATCGACGACGGTCGTGACGACCGTCCACGAGCGTCAGGTCGTCGACGCGGACGTGCCGGTCGACGCCCACGACGTGCCCTTGGATCTCGTTGTGACGCCCGATCGGACGGTCGAGACCGAGACGCCCCACGACCGGCCGGCCGGGGTCGACTGGACAGTTCTCTCCGAGGAGCGAATCGAGGAAATTCCGGTATTGCAGACGCTCCAGCCATAG
- a CDS encoding deoxyuridine 5'-triphosphate nucleotidohydrolase has product MFRSGAFVAEHISPIDDQQVQPNGVDLTVDAVFEQVEPGRIGRDDKQIGERRELDPDADAGVPTYRLSPSGYVARYGETISIPEGHVGYVLPRSSLMRNSAMLHTAVWDAGYTGRGEGLLEINHEIELEQGARIAQLVLARADHEDTYDGSYQGENLD; this is encoded by the coding sequence ATGTTCCGATCGGGCGCGTTCGTCGCCGAGCACATTTCGCCGATCGACGACCAGCAGGTACAGCCAAACGGCGTCGATCTCACGGTCGACGCAGTGTTCGAGCAGGTCGAACCCGGACGCATCGGCCGCGACGACAAGCAGATCGGCGAGCGCCGCGAGCTTGATCCAGACGCAGACGCTGGGGTTCCGACCTACCGACTCTCGCCAAGCGGCTACGTCGCCCGCTACGGCGAGACGATCTCGATTCCCGAAGGACACGTCGGGTACGTCCTCCCGCGATCGTCGCTGATGCGCAACTCCGCGATGCTCCACACCGCAGTCTGGGACGCCGGCTACACCGGCCGCGGCGAAGGACTGTTGGAGATCAACCACGAGATCGAACTGGAGCAGGGCGCCCGGATCGCCCAGTTGGTGCTCGCACGCGCCGACCACGAGGACACCTACGACGGCTCGTATCAAGGCGAGAATCTGGACTGA
- a CDS encoding YIP1 family protein: MVDAARALRQFLLSPAAFFEERPPARTFPIAAGLVVLLAVCLTGGILALESILEGAIDATVTMDNPDRPPEPFCDGEFGESGSSFDDGCDEPRTIERDAGALVAEAMRSFLWIGMVVPFVMWFLGGVVLFGAGRLAGGDPSLGGAFALAGWAAVPELARLVVGIGSLWVVLSNTTITDFEQADVALDAALAPVTPWLALASLLTIGWQWYILSAGLSKDADLSRAAAGVAVAVPLGFVGLLGVL, encoded by the coding sequence ATGGTCGACGCCGCCCGCGCCCTCCGTCAGTTCCTCCTGTCGCCAGCAGCGTTCTTCGAAGAACGGCCCCCCGCTCGGACGTTCCCGATCGCGGCGGGCCTCGTCGTGTTGCTCGCCGTCTGTTTGACCGGTGGTATTCTGGCTCTCGAATCGATACTCGAAGGTGCGATCGACGCGACGGTCACGATGGACAATCCAGACCGGCCGCCCGAGCCGTTCTGTGACGGGGAGTTCGGGGAGTCGGGGTCGTCGTTCGACGACGGCTGCGACGAGCCCAGAACGATCGAGCGCGACGCCGGAGCGCTGGTCGCGGAGGCAATGCGCAGTTTCCTCTGGATCGGGATGGTCGTCCCGTTCGTCATGTGGTTTCTCGGCGGCGTGGTGCTGTTCGGCGCCGGTCGGCTCGCGGGCGGCGATCCGTCGCTCGGCGGGGCGTTCGCGCTCGCGGGCTGGGCGGCGGTGCCGGAACTTGCCCGCCTCGTGGTGGGGATCGGTAGCCTGTGGGTCGTACTCTCGAACACGACGATCACCGACTTCGAACAGGCCGATGTCGCGCTGGACGCGGCGCTGGCGCCGGTTACGCCGTGGCTGGCGCTGGCGTCGCTGTTGACGATCGGCTGGCAGTGGTACATCCTCAGTGCCGGGCTTTCGAAGGACGCCGATCTCTCGCGGGCGGCCGCCGGTGTCGCCGTGGCGGTTCCGCTGGGGTTCGTCGGCTTGCTCGGCGTGCTGTAG
- the rimI gene encoding ribosomal protein S18-alanine N-acetyltransferase — protein MTVTPEDSTDAVRVRDAERADLLAVHSIEKSSFPSPWPLAAFERHLSSPAFLVAVDGTADGDAAGGTATESIDAASVLGYVVADLVPNHGRPLGHVKDIAVHPDRRGEGVGSALLEAALTALATESVGSVKLEVRVSNESAQSLYQSFGFEPLRRVPRYYDDGEDAIIMVRQFED, from the coding sequence GTGACTGTCACGCCGGAGGATTCGACCGACGCCGTGCGAGTGCGCGACGCCGAGCGGGCGGACCTGCTGGCGGTCCACAGCATCGAGAAGTCGTCGTTTCCCAGCCCGTGGCCGCTGGCGGCGTTCGAGCGCCACCTGTCTTCGCCGGCGTTTCTCGTGGCCGTCGACGGGACGGCTGACGGCGACGCCGCGGGTGGGACCGCCACCGAGAGCATCGACGCGGCGTCGGTACTCGGCTACGTCGTTGCCGATCTGGTCCCGAACCACGGCCGGCCGCTGGGCCACGTCAAGGACATCGCGGTCCACCCCGACCGGCGCGGCGAGGGCGTCGGGTCGGCGCTACTGGAGGCGGCGCTCACCGCACTGGCGACCGAGTCGGTTGGATCGGTAAAACTCGAAGTTCGCGTCAGCAACGAATCCGCCCAGTCGCTGTACCAGTCCTTCGGCTTCGAGCCGTTGCGGCGGGTCCCCCGGTATTACGACGACGGCGAGGACGCGATCATCATGGTTCGCCAGTTCGAGGACTGA
- a CDS encoding SOS response-associated peptidase, which produces MCGRTSLFATPETLAARFGVDVTDEYEPRYNVAPETPIAAIRDDAPDALEHRHWGFVPTWADDADEWNGLINARTESVDEKPAFREAYDRQRCLVVADGFYEWQERTDGTQPFRVERADGEPFAMAGVWSRWEGPDRTVESAAILTTEANDLMEPLHHRMPVIFDAEDERDWLRDEPPAKDDLLEPHSGDGFEKYPISTAVNDPSNDVPEIVEPVDAPESDPQSGLDEFV; this is translated from the coding sequence ATGTGCGGCCGCACCTCCCTGTTCGCCACTCCCGAGACGCTCGCGGCGCGCTTCGGCGTCGACGTGACCGACGAGTACGAGCCCCGGTACAACGTCGCGCCCGAGACGCCGATCGCGGCGATCAGGGACGACGCCCCGGACGCGCTCGAACACCGCCACTGGGGTTTCGTCCCGACGTGGGCCGACGACGCCGACGAGTGGAACGGGCTGATCAACGCTCGGACCGAGTCAGTCGACGAGAAGCCGGCGTTCCGCGAGGCCTACGACCGACAGCGGTGTCTCGTGGTGGCCGACGGCTTCTACGAGTGGCAGGAGCGAACCGACGGGACCCAGCCGTTTCGCGTCGAGCGCGCCGACGGCGAGCCTTTCGCCATGGCCGGCGTCTGGTCGCGCTGGGAGGGCCCGGACAGAACCGTCGAGTCGGCGGCGATTCTCACCACCGAGGCGAACGACCTGATGGAACCCCTGCACCACCGGATGCCGGTGATCTTCGACGCCGAGGACGAACGGGACTGGCTGCGCGACGAGCCGCCGGCGAAAGACGATCTGCTCGAACCCCACTCCGGCGACGGCTTCGAAAAGTATCCGATCTCGACGGCGGTCAACGACCCCAGCAACGACGTTCCCGAGATCGTCGAACCGGTCGACGCGCCCGAATCGGATCCACAGAGCGGCCTCGACGAGTTTGTCTGA
- the thiE gene encoding thiamine phosphate synthase, with amino-acid sequence MAPQDWRTYLVTQESLSAGRSTVDIARAAIEGGVDAIQLRDKDQSARRRYETGQRLRELTAEAGVDLLVNDRVDLALAIGADGVHLGQSDLPVPAARELLGEDAVIGKSASFVEEARQAEREEADYLGVGAVYGTSSKDVPDDEADFGPERVRNIVDAVGIPVVGIGGITASNAAGVAEAGAAGVAVITEITQAEDPAAATRDLREAVERGREE; translated from the coding sequence ATGGCCCCGCAGGACTGGCGAACCTATCTCGTCACCCAAGAGAGTCTCTCGGCCGGCCGGAGCACGGTCGACATCGCTCGTGCCGCGATCGAGGGCGGCGTCGACGCGATCCAACTTCGGGATAAGGACCAGAGCGCACGACGGCGGTACGAGACCGGACAACGGCTTCGTGAACTCACGGCCGAGGCGGGCGTCGACCTGCTCGTCAACGACCGGGTCGATCTCGCGCTGGCGATCGGCGCCGACGGCGTCCACCTCGGGCAGTCGGATCTGCCGGTTCCTGCGGCGCGCGAGTTGCTGGGCGAGGACGCCGTGATCGGGAAATCAGCTTCGTTCGTCGAGGAAGCACGCCAAGCCGAGCGCGAGGAGGCGGACTACCTCGGCGTCGGCGCGGTGTACGGCACGAGTTCCAAGGACGTTCCCGACGACGAAGCCGATTTCGGGCCCGAACGCGTCCGAAACATCGTCGACGCCGTGGGGATTCCGGTGGTGGGGATCGGCGGCATCACGGCGTCCAACGCGGCTGGGGTCGCCGAGGCGGGCGCAGCCGGCGTCGCCGTCATCACCGAGATCACGCAGGCCGAAGACCCCGCGGCGGCGACGCGCGACCTGCGCGAAGCCGTCGAGCGCGGGCGAGAGGAGTGA
- a CDS encoding NUDIX domain-containing protein codes for MELDDVRPLAADGVVQFDDGVVLLRRDIAPFEGAWVLPGGFVERDEGARTACEREIAEEIGIDVTADVFLGLYDDPDRDPRGNVSAAFRCRPDGDARPEAREEAREVDTFPVGDLPEMGFDHERIVRDAVDAGD; via the coding sequence ATGGAACTCGACGACGTGCGACCGCTGGCGGCCGACGGCGTCGTGCAGTTCGACGACGGGGTCGTCCTCCTGCGACGCGACATCGCTCCCTTCGAGGGCGCGTGGGTGCTCCCCGGCGGATTCGTCGAACGCGATGAGGGCGCACGGACGGCCTGCGAACGCGAGATCGCAGAGGAGATCGGGATCGACGTGACTGCCGACGTGTTCCTCGGCCTCTACGACGACCCCGACCGTGACCCTCGCGGGAACGTCAGCGCGGCCTTTCGCTGCCGGCCGGACGGTGACGCCCGCCCCGAAGCGCGCGAGGAGGCCCGCGAGGTCGATACGTTCCCCGTCGGCGATCTCCCCGAGATGGGGTTCGACCACGAGCGCATCGTCCGCGACGCCGTCGACGCGGGTGACTGA
- a CDS encoding metallophosphoesterase — translation MLIGVISDTHDNVAAVDRAVEIFEDAGVDAVVHCGDVIAPPVVPHFDGLEVHAVLGNNDGELDGLESAFRQLGNGSALHGRFAELEFDGTQFAVLHGEDTAEVEGHAQSGEYDYVCYGHHHVAEERAVDGTTVLNPGAHFPTVPDEEHSVALVDTDSETVEFRSVES, via the coding sequence ATGCTGATCGGCGTCATCTCCGACACTCACGACAACGTCGCGGCGGTCGATCGAGCGGTCGAGATCTTCGAGGACGCGGGCGTCGACGCCGTCGTCCACTGCGGCGACGTGATCGCGCCGCCGGTCGTCCCCCACTTCGACGGGCTGGAGGTCCACGCCGTGTTGGGGAACAACGACGGCGAACTCGACGGGCTGGAGTCGGCGTTCCGGCAGTTGGGCAACGGCAGCGCGCTCCACGGCCGGTTCGCCGAGTTGGAGTTCGACGGGACGCAGTTTGCCGTCCTCCACGGCGAGGACACCGCGGAGGTCGAGGGCCACGCCCAGTCCGGCGAGTACGACTACGTCTGCTACGGCCACCATCACGTCGCCGAGGAGCGGGCTGTCGACGGCACGACGGTGCTCAACCCCGGCGCGCACTTCCCGACGGTGCCCGACGAGGAACACAGCGTCGCGCTCGTCGACACCGACTCCGAGACGGTCGAGTTTCGATCAGTCGAGAGCTGA
- a CDS encoding aconitate hydratase, with amino-acid sequence MGQTLTEKILDDHLVEGELETGEEIGIEIDQVLTQDTTGTMVWLQFEAMGLDNVQTELAAQYCDHQTYQFDFKNTDDHRFLRSAAGTYGAHFSRPGNGICHNVHRENFAAPGKTLLGSDSHTPTPGGLGELAIGAGGIDITVAMGGAPYYIEMPEVVNVRLEGELPDWATAKDVILELLRRLSVKGGVGKILEYTGPGVETLTAPERMTITNMGTELGATTSIFPTDEQTQDYLERVGRAEEYVELQPDEDAEYDDEIVVDLSDLEPLIAQPSMPDNVVPVREVAGTDVDQVILGSCTNGGYEDILPGAKMLEGREVDKKTDMIVAPGSKQASEILARQGWVAEMMAAGVNFSEATCGACIGIGHVPASDSVSLRTFNRNFEGRSGIEDDNVYLCSPEVATAAAIAGEIVDPRDLSDELDDLEAPGVELPEEYDASKTDLISPDEAVDDELVKGPNIGDVPLKDSLDSNLAGPTLLKMEDNITTDHIIPATQDILMYRSNVPKLSEFTLSRIDETFADRALEADGGFLVAGENYGQGSSREHAALCPMYLGVEGVLAQSFARIHKANLFNFGLIPLTIDEDTYEQIEQGDDVEIVDDVAEAVKSGQEEFTVRVNDDWEATAHLDASERERDILAAGGKLAHTKAQAESGDSPAPADD; translated from the coding sequence ATGGGACAAACGCTAACCGAGAAAATTCTCGATGACCACCTCGTCGAAGGCGAGCTGGAAACCGGCGAGGAGATCGGCATCGAGATCGACCAGGTCCTTACACAGGACACCACGGGGACGATGGTCTGGCTGCAGTTCGAGGCGATGGGCCTCGACAACGTGCAGACGGAGCTTGCGGCCCAGTACTGTGACCATCAGACCTATCAGTTCGATTTCAAGAACACGGACGACCACCGCTTCCTGCGCTCGGCTGCCGGCACCTACGGCGCACACTTCTCGCGCCCCGGCAACGGCATCTGTCACAACGTCCACCGAGAGAACTTCGCCGCACCCGGCAAGACGCTGCTCGGCTCTGACTCCCACACGCCGACGCCCGGCGGCCTCGGCGAGCTGGCGATCGGCGCCGGCGGGATCGACATCACCGTCGCCATGGGCGGCGCGCCGTACTACATCGAGATGCCCGAAGTCGTCAACGTTCGCCTCGAAGGCGAACTGCCCGACTGGGCCACCGCCAAGGACGTCATCCTCGAGCTCCTCCGTCGCCTCTCCGTCAAGGGCGGCGTCGGCAAGATCCTCGAATACACCGGCCCGGGCGTCGAGACGCTGACCGCGCCCGAGCGGATGACGATCACCAACATGGGCACGGAACTGGGTGCCACCACGTCGATCTTCCCGACCGACGAGCAGACCCAGGACTACCTCGAACGCGTCGGCCGCGCCGAGGAGTACGTCGAGCTCCAGCCCGACGAGGACGCAGAGTACGACGACGAGATCGTCGTCGACCTCTCGGATCTCGAACCGCTGATCGCACAGCCGTCGATGCCCGACAACGTCGTGCCCGTCCGCGAGGTCGCCGGCACCGACGTCGACCAGGTCATCCTCGGCTCCTGTACGAACGGCGGCTACGAGGACATCCTCCCCGGCGCGAAGATGCTGGAGGGCCGCGAGGTCGACAAGAAGACCGACATGATCGTCGCCCCCGGCTCGAAGCAGGCCTCCGAGATCTTGGCCCGTCAGGGCTGGGTCGCCGAGATGATGGCGGCCGGCGTCAACTTCTCGGAAGCGACGTGTGGTGCCTGTATCGGCATCGGCCACGTTCCCGCCTCCGATTCGGTCTCGCTGCGGACCTTCAACCGCAACTTCGAGGGCCGCTCGGGCATCGAGGACGACAACGTCTACCTGTGCTCCCCGGAAGTCGCCACCGCCGCGGCGATCGCCGGCGAGATCGTCGACCCGCGCGATCTGTCCGACGAACTGGACGACCTCGAAGCCCCCGGCGTCGAGCTCCCCGAGGAGTACGACGCCTCCAAGACCGACCTCATCAGCCCCGACGAAGCCGTCGACGACGAGCTCGTCAAGGGTCCCAACATCGGCGATGTGCCGCTGAAGGACTCGCTCGACTCGAACCTCGCCGGGCCGACCCTCCTGAAGATGGAGGACAACATCACGACCGACCACATCATCCCTGCGACCCAGGACATCCTGATGTACCGGTCGAACGTGCCCAAGCTCAGCGAGTTCACCCTCTCGCGCATCGACGAGACGTTCGCCGACCGCGCGCTCGAAGCCGACGGCGGCTTCCTCGTCGCCGGCGAGAACTACGGTCAGGGTAGCTCCCGCGAGCACGCCGCCCTCTGTCCCATGTACCTGGGCGTCGAGGGCGTGCTGGCCCAGAGCTTCGCCCGCATCCACAAGGCGAACCTCTTCAACTTCGGCCTGATCCCGCTGACCATCGACGAGGACACCTACGAGCAGATCGAGCAGGGCGACGACGTCGAGATCGTCGACGACGTTGCCGAGGCGGTCAAGTCCGGCCAGGAGGAGTTCACGGTCCGCGTGAACGACGACTGGGAGGCCACCGCCCACCTCGACGCCTCCGAGCGCGAGCGCGACATCCTCGCGGCCGGCGGCAAGCTCGCTCACACCAAGGCCCAAGCCGAGTCCGGCGACAGTCCCGCTCCGGCGGACGACTGA
- a CDS encoding 5,10-methylenetetrahydromethanopterin reductase: protein MHGIELTPEHPVAETVEHAESAESEGFDAIFAASHYFNRDPFIALDRIAAATEEVQIGPAAANPYDTHPVTLASRMATLQEVSDERGVFGVGPGDKSTLSSLGVERDRPLRRVLESFKVAQDLWAGERVSIDGTFTASDAGLEYDVEGEIPVYVGAQGPHMIRMSAKHADGVLINASHPDDFAWAADRVAEGKDERPDERGEFDVAAYASVSVAEDADAAREVARQPVAFIAAGAAPPVLDRHGLDADAAETIGDAIERGDFGEAFDAVTPAMIDAFSVAGTPEDVADRIEKILQYTDSFVAGTPLGPDQEEAIALLSAALDRATRE, encoded by the coding sequence ATGCACGGCATCGAACTCACCCCAGAGCACCCGGTAGCAGAGACAGTCGAACACGCCGAGAGCGCCGAATCCGAAGGGTTCGACGCGATCTTCGCGGCGAGTCACTACTTCAACCGCGACCCATTCATCGCGCTGGATCGGATCGCCGCGGCGACCGAAGAGGTCCAGATCGGGCCGGCGGCGGCCAACCCCTACGACACCCACCCGGTGACGCTGGCCTCGCGGATGGCGACCCTACAGGAAGTCAGCGACGAGCGAGGGGTCTTCGGCGTCGGGCCGGGCGACAAGTCGACGCTGTCGAGCCTCGGCGTCGAGCGCGACCGGCCGCTCCGGCGCGTGCTGGAGTCGTTCAAGGTCGCACAGGACCTCTGGGCGGGCGAGCGCGTCTCGATCGACGGCACCTTCACCGCCAGCGACGCCGGACTGGAGTACGATGTCGAGGGCGAAATCCCCGTCTACGTCGGCGCGCAGGGGCCCCACATGATCCGCATGAGCGCCAAGCACGCCGACGGCGTCCTGATCAACGCCTCTCACCCCGACGACTTCGCGTGGGCGGCCGACCGAGTTGCGGAAGGCAAAGACGAACGGCCCGACGAGCGCGGCGAGTTCGACGTGGCGGCCTACGCCAGCGTCAGCGTCGCCGAGGACGCCGACGCGGCCCGCGAGGTCGCGCGCCAACCGGTCGCATTCATCGCCGCCGGCGCGGCCCCGCCCGTGCTGGACCGGCACGGTCTCGACGCCGACGCGGCAGAGACGATCGGCGACGCCATCGAGCGTGGCGACTTCGGCGAGGCGTTCGACGCCGTCACGCCCGCGATGATCGACGCGTTCTCGGTCGCCGGGACGCCCGAAGACGTCGCCGACCGGATCGAAAAGATTCTCCAGTACACCGATAGCTTCGTCGCCGGGACGCCGCTGGGTCCCGATCAGGAGGAGGCTATCGCTCTCCTTTCGGCGGCGCTCGACCGGGCGACTCGGGAATGA
- a CDS encoding queuosine precursor transporter, which produces MTRDSTQSAATPTIGQVTLIGLFVTALVTAQLTASKILGFSIPVELPIAGAQLALPGAALAYAVTFLASDCYSELYGRRAAQVMVNVGFAMNFVLLVLVWSTIAAPVSPASPVAADTFATVLGASTNIVIASLLAYVVSQNWDVLAFHRLREYTDGDHLWLRNVGSTASSQAIDTVIFVTVGFALAPAVLGSGEPAGVDLLASLIVGQYLLKLLIAVVDTPVVYAIVGAIREYGLDGAALDSAGRTGD; this is translated from the coding sequence ATGACACGCGACAGCACCCAGAGCGCGGCGACGCCGACGATCGGTCAGGTGACGCTGATCGGTCTGTTCGTCACCGCGCTGGTGACCGCACAGCTGACGGCCTCGAAGATTCTTGGCTTCTCGATTCCCGTCGAGTTGCCGATCGCCGGCGCCCAGCTCGCGCTGCCCGGCGCCGCGTTGGCCTACGCCGTCACGTTTCTGGCGAGCGACTGCTACTCCGAGCTGTACGGCCGGCGGGCCGCCCAAGTGATGGTCAACGTCGGCTTCGCGATGAACTTCGTGTTGCTGGTGTTGGTGTGGTCGACGATCGCCGCCCCCGTGTCGCCGGCCTCGCCGGTCGCCGCTGACACGTTCGCAACGGTGCTCGGCGCCAGCACGAACATCGTGATCGCAAGCCTGCTGGCCTACGTCGTCAGTCAGAACTGGGACGTGCTGGCGTTCCACCGGCTTCGGGAGTACACCGACGGCGACCACCTCTGGCTGCGCAACGTCGGTTCGACCGCCAGCAGCCAAGCGATCGACACCGTGATCTTCGTCACCGTCGGGTTCGCCCTCGCGCCGGCGGTTCTCGGTAGTGGTGAGCCCGCCGGCGTCGACCTGCTCGCGTCGCTGATCGTCGGCCAGTACCTGCTCAAGCTCCTGATCGCGGTCGTCGACACGCCGGTCGTCTACGCTATCGTCGGCGCGATCCGGGAGTACGGTCTCGACGGTGCGGCGCTCGATTCAGCCGGTCGCACCGGCGACTGA
- a CDS encoding coenzyme F420-0:L-glutamate ligase: MEAFAVPDVPEIEAGDDLADIVEERVDLRPDDVVVVASTVVSKAEGRTADLSEFPAGPRAREIASRLESATGDEKDPRFAQAVVEEGTELLMDAPFLLTETRFGHVTVNAGIDRSNVPGKELLLLPRRPGDSAERIHAGLAAAPPVVVADTCGRPFRHGQRGVAIGWAGMPASRDWRGETDREGHELEVTVQSVVDELAATANLIAGEGDGGTPIVVIRDWSFGDHEGSDELFREVEGDFVRQALREWHYDE, encoded by the coding sequence ATGGAAGCGTTCGCGGTCCCGGACGTGCCGGAAATCGAGGCCGGCGACGACCTCGCCGACATCGTCGAGGAGCGGGTCGATCTGCGCCCCGACGACGTGGTCGTCGTCGCCAGCACCGTCGTCTCGAAGGCAGAAGGCCGGACCGCAGACCTCTCGGAGTTTCCGGCCGGGCCGCGCGCCCGCGAGATCGCCAGCCGACTCGAATCGGCGACCGGCGACGAGAAAGACCCGCGCTTCGCCCAAGCCGTCGTCGAGGAGGGCACCGAGTTGCTGATGGACGCGCCGTTTCTCCTGACCGAGACCCGCTTCGGCCACGTCACGGTCAACGCGGGGATCGACCGCTCGAACGTGCCGGGCAAGGAGCTGCTGCTCTTGCCGCGGCGTCCCGGCGACAGCGCCGAGCGGATCCACGCTGGACTCGCCGCTGCCCCGCCGGTCGTCGTCGCCGACACCTGCGGGCGGCCGTTCCGCCACGGCCAGCGCGGCGTCGCCATCGGCTGGGCGGGGATGCCCGCCAGCCGCGACTGGCGCGGCGAGACCGACCGCGAGGGTCACGAACTCGAAGTCACAGTCCAAAGCGTCGTCGACGAACTCGCGGCGACGGCGAACCTGATCGCCGGCGAGGGCGACGGCGGGACGCCGATCGTCGTGATCCGAGACTGGTCCTTCGGTGACCACGAGGGCAGCGACGAACTGTTCAGAGAGGTCGAGGGCGACTTCGTCCGGCAAGCGCTGCGCGAATGGCACTACGACGAGTAA
- a CDS encoding phytanoyl-CoA dioxygenase family protein has translation MQLTDAEFEQYQSDGYVVVEDALSPEMVETVRERLREYTHGDREPERFQRQLEPAVERGEVEVEQSGDAVRKFEGLGMVEADDVFREVMQNDAITSVATDLLGPNLKLLRSAAMFKPPQVGSEKGFHQDAAYYPIRPLDHVTVWIALDDATPENGCMQVVPGAHADGLLGHEAVEYDTDIVIGERDYEPDDAVPIPMEAGSALFTHCLVPHYTSPNETEDWRRALIMSYMNSRSRFTESAEERPDWVDSVHVQGEEFPGCV, from the coding sequence ATGCAGCTGACCGACGCCGAGTTCGAGCAGTACCAGTCCGACGGCTACGTCGTCGTCGAAGACGCCCTCTCGCCCGAGATGGTCGAGACGGTCCGAGAACGGCTCCGCGAGTACACTCACGGCGACCGCGAACCCGAGCGGTTCCAGCGCCAACTCGAACCCGCCGTCGAGCGCGGCGAGGTCGAAGTCGAGCAGTCGGGCGACGCCGTCCGGAAGTTCGAGGGACTGGGAATGGTCGAAGCCGACGACGTGTTCCGCGAGGTCATGCAAAACGACGCGATCACCTCCGTGGCGACTGATCTGCTCGGGCCGAACCTCAAACTGCTTCGCAGCGCCGCGATGTTCAAGCCCCCGCAGGTCGGCAGCGAGAAGGGGTTCCATCAGGACGCCGCGTACTACCCGATCCGACCGCTGGACCACGTCACGGTCTGGATCGCGCTCGACGACGCCACTCCGGAGAACGGCTGCATGCAGGTCGTCCCCGGCGCACACGCAGACGGGCTACTGGGCCACGAGGCCGTCGAGTACGACACCGACATCGTCATCGGCGAGCGCGACTACGAGCCCGACGACGCCGTGCCGATCCCGATGGAGGCCGGTAGCGCCCTCTTTACGCACTGTCTGGTGCCCCACTACACCTCGCCCAACGAGACCGAGGACTGGCGGCGTGCGCTCATCATGTCGTATATGAACTCGCGGTCGCGCTTTACCGAATCCGCCGAGGAGCGACCGGACTGGGTCGACTCGGTCCACGTCCAAGGCGAAGAGTTCCCCGGCTGCGTGTAG